The following proteins come from a genomic window of Bacteroidales bacterium:
- a CDS encoding aldo/keto reductase, producing the protein MKRKTEAEGMKRREFIQSTARFAAGAMFMGFGASELSGTVNSRRTGSSVEAITLNNGIKMPILGFGTLYLNDEPGERCVSDAISLGYRLIDTATVYGNEKAVGAGIRRSGINRDALFVTSKVWVDDSGYEKAKKAFQTSLDKLGLDYLDLYLIHRPRGDVKGSWKAMEDLYQEGKIKAIGVSNFESHQLDELLSYAKVRPAVNQIESHAFFQQDKANDALREYGIQMEAWSPLAQGRNGHFTNEVLAAIGNKYGKTNAQVSLRWHYQRGVVAIPRSSQKAHMEENLKIFDFELDESDMKKIDSLDLNITQFPEWE; encoded by the coding sequence ATGAAAAGAAAAACAGAAGCAGAAGGAATGAAACGGCGGGAGTTCATCCAAAGCACTGCCAGATTTGCTGCAGGTGCCATGTTCATGGGATTTGGAGCTTCTGAGCTATCCGGGACTGTGAATTCACGCCGGACAGGCAGCTCCGTGGAAGCCATCACACTGAACAACGGCATCAAAATGCCCATCCTTGGATTCGGGACCTTATATCTGAATGATGAACCCGGAGAACGCTGTGTCTCCGATGCCATTTCTCTGGGTTACCGGCTTATCGATACCGCTACCGTATATGGCAATGAAAAGGCCGTGGGTGCGGGAATCAGGAGAAGCGGTATAAACCGTGATGCCTTGTTTGTAACCTCGAAAGTCTGGGTGGACGATTCGGGTTACGAAAAGGCAAAAAAAGCCTTTCAAACCTCCCTGGACAAACTGGGGCTCGACTATCTGGATCTTTATCTGATCCACCGGCCCAGGGGAGATGTAAAAGGTTCCTGGAAGGCCATGGAGGATCTCTATCAGGAAGGTAAAATCAAGGCCATCGGTGTAAGTAACTTTGAAAGCCATCAGCTTGACGAACTGCTGTCCTATGCCAAAGTCAGGCCGGCTGTCAATCAGATCGAATCCCATGCCTTCTTCCAGCAGGACAAGGCCAATGATGCTCTGAGAGAATACGGGATTCAGATGGAAGCCTGGTCTCCCTTAGCCCAGGGGCGGAATGGACATTTTACGAACGAAGTCCTGGCAGCAATAGGCAATAAGTACGGTAAAACAAATGCCCAGGTAAGCCTCCGATGGCACTACCAGAGAGGCGTGGTTGCAATTCCGCGATCTTCTCAGAAAGCGCATATGGAAGAAAATCTGAAAATCTTTGACTTTGAGCTGGATGAAAGCGATATGAAGAAGATAGACTCACTCGATCTGAATATCACCCAGTTTCCGGAGTGGGAATAG